A DNA window from Iodobacter ciconiae contains the following coding sequences:
- the hmpA gene encoding NO-inducible flavohemoprotein yields MLNTAQRDLVRATAPILKQHGIALTTHFYARMFQHNPELKQIFNEGNQQSGAQQQALAMAVAAYAEHIDHPGVLAPVLTHIANKHISLGIRPEHYPIVGHHLLASIREVLGAAATDELIAAWAAAYGQLADVLIAEEAQLYAAAAFKQGGWTGWRGFVVTKKEQESTEITSFYLRPADSGSVPDYTPGQYISVRMFVPEWNLMQPRQYSLSDAPGNDYLRISVKREQSGNIIGQVSNLLHNTVNVGDIIDLAPPAGDFILHQDRKTPVILISGGVGITPMLAMLKHLVKTGSDRAVRFVHGCRNSDVHAFKQVVNQLAAQESSVEKAVFYDEGGPEHSHDHIGYVDLAKISDTVILPDADYYLCGPLAFMQAQIKSLQAMGVSAERIHAEAFGTGGVAA; encoded by the coding sequence ATGCTTAATACAGCCCAACGTGATCTAGTCCGCGCCACCGCCCCCATCCTCAAACAACATGGTATTGCGCTAACTACCCATTTTTACGCACGCATGTTTCAACACAATCCGGAACTCAAACAAATCTTCAACGAAGGCAATCAGCAATCCGGCGCACAGCAGCAAGCACTCGCCATGGCTGTGGCAGCCTACGCCGAACACATTGATCACCCCGGCGTGCTAGCTCCTGTGCTCACCCATATCGCCAATAAACACATCAGCCTGGGTATCCGCCCGGAGCACTACCCGATTGTAGGCCACCATTTACTGGCATCTATCCGGGAAGTATTGGGTGCAGCCGCTACGGATGAATTAATTGCAGCATGGGCGGCAGCCTACGGCCAGCTTGCCGATGTATTGATTGCAGAAGAGGCGCAGCTTTATGCCGCAGCTGCTTTTAAACAAGGTGGCTGGACAGGCTGGCGCGGTTTTGTTGTGACAAAAAAAGAGCAGGAAAGCACTGAAATTACTTCTTTTTATTTACGCCCAGCAGATAGTGGCAGCGTGCCGGATTACACACCGGGGCAATATATTTCGGTCAGGATGTTTGTACCGGAATGGAATCTGATGCAGCCACGCCAATACAGCTTGTCCGATGCACCGGGCAACGATTACCTGCGCATCTCAGTCAAGCGCGAGCAAAGCGGTAATATCATTGGCCAGGTGTCTAATCTATTGCACAACACGGTAAATGTCGGCGATATAATTGATCTGGCCCCGCCAGCGGGCGATTTTATATTGCATCAGGATCGCAAAACCCCCGTGATTTTAATCAGCGGCGGCGTAGGTATTACTCCGATGCTGGCGATGCTCAAACACTTAGTAAAAACCGGCAGCGATCGTGCGGTGCGCTTTGTACACGGCTGCCGCAATAGCGACGTGCATGCTTTTAAACAAGTGGTAAATCAGCTGGCAGCCCAAGAATCCAGCGTTGAGAAAGCCGTATTTTATGATGAAGGCGGCCCGGAGCATAGCCACGACCATATAGGCTATGTGGATCTGGCTAAAATCTCCGACACCGTTATTTTGCCTGACGCCGATTACTACCTTTGCGGGCCACTGGCCTTTATGCAAGCTCAGATCAAATCATTACAAGCCATGGGAGTGAGTGCAGAGCGAATTCATGCGGAGGCATTTGGGACCGGGGGTGTTGCGGCTTAG
- the dnaB gene encoding replicative DNA helicase: MTEHRNPDHSMTQLENIRMPPHSVEAEQSVLGGLMLDNSSFDKIADTLFEADFYRDDHRRIFAVIAKLVELGRPADVITVAEALDTHEELSYVGGLAYLGSLVQNTPSAANIRRYGEIVREKSVMRQLASVATDIADAAYSPSGREASELLDQAESAVFQIAEQSSRGQKGFIGMPPILKEIVERIDHLFQQDNPSEVTGVATGFLDLDRMTSGMQAGDLIIVAGRPSMGKTAFSVNIAEHVGIELKLPVAIFSMEMGATQLGMRMVGSIGRIDLHKLKTGRFEDEDWVRLTHAVGRMNEAPIFIEETGSLTALDIRTKARRLARQCGGQLGLIVIDYLQLMAGRAGAKDQNRATELGEISRGLKSLAKELKVPIIALSQLSRSVEQRTDKRPMMSDLRESGAIEQDADLILFMYRDEYYNPDSQFKGLAECIIGKHRNGPVGKIPLVFVGQHSRFENALVRPDGWSSDLE; the protein is encoded by the coding sequence ATGACCGAGCATCGTAACCCCGACCACTCCATGACGCAACTTGAAAACATCCGCATGCCACCGCATTCGGTTGAGGCTGAGCAATCTGTGCTTGGTGGGCTGATGCTGGATAACAGCTCATTCGACAAGATTGCGGACACGCTGTTTGAAGCCGATTTTTACCGCGATGATCACCGCCGCATTTTTGCCGTGATTGCCAAGCTGGTTGAATTAGGCCGCCCCGCCGACGTAATTACCGTGGCCGAAGCGCTTGATACTCACGAAGAATTATCTTATGTGGGCGGCCTGGCTTATTTGGGCTCTTTGGTACAAAACACGCCGTCAGCTGCCAATATCCGCCGCTATGGCGAGATTGTCCGTGAAAAATCGGTGATGCGCCAGCTGGCGTCTGTGGCCACCGATATCGCCGATGCTGCCTACAGCCCAAGCGGACGTGAAGCTTCCGAGCTGCTGGATCAAGCCGAATCGGCCGTGTTTCAGATTGCCGAGCAATCGTCCCGTGGTCAGAAGGGCTTTATTGGCATGCCGCCGATTTTAAAAGAAATTGTTGAGCGGATTGATCATTTGTTCCAGCAGGATAACCCGTCCGAGGTCACCGGCGTCGCCACAGGGTTTTTAGACCTTGATCGGATGACTTCGGGCATGCAGGCTGGTGATTTAATCATTGTGGCCGGCCGCCCTTCCATGGGTAAAACGGCGTTTTCGGTGAATATTGCGGAGCACGTGGGGATTGAGCTTAAATTGCCGGTGGCGATTTTCTCCATGGAAATGGGCGCAACCCAGCTGGGTATGCGTATGGTGGGCTCGATTGGCCGCATCGATCTGCATAAGCTGAAAACCGGCCGCTTTGAAGATGAGGATTGGGTGCGCCTCACTCACGCCGTGGGCCGCATGAACGAAGCGCCGATTTTTATTGAAGAAACCGGCTCTTTGACAGCTTTGGATATTCGGACCAAGGCCAGACGGCTCGCGCGGCAATGTGGCGGCCAGCTTGGCCTGATCGTGATCGATTACCTGCAGCTGATGGCGGGGCGGGCCGGAGCAAAAGATCAAAACCGCGCTACCGAGCTGGGTGAGATTTCCCGTGGCTTAAAATCACTGGCCAAAGAGCTGAAAGTGCCGATTATTGCGCTCTCGCAGCTTTCCCGCTCTGTGGAGCAGCGTACTGATAAACGCCCGATGATGTCGGACTTGCGAGAATCGGGAGCGATCGAGCAGGATGCGGATTTGATTTTATTTATGTACCGTGATGAATACTACAACCCGGACAGCCAGTTTAAAGGCCTTGCCGAATGCATTATCGGTAAACACCGTAACGGCCCGGTAGGTAAGATTCCGCTGGTGTTTGTGGGGCAGCATTCACGCTTCGAAAATGCCTTGGTTCGTCCGGATGGCTGGTCGAGTGATCTTGAGTAA
- a CDS encoding type II toxin-antitoxin system RatA family toxin, with the protein MQSIRKTVLVTYSADHMFGLVDRVENYPQFLPWCGGVEVHERSDTILDVTVKIEFLKISTFFRTRDIKSRHLIEMQFVDGPFKALRGVWRFTPLMEDACKVEFELDYEFSSHSLEMIIGPVFNKITSTFVDAFIKQADKIYS; encoded by the coding sequence ATGCAGTCTATTCGTAAAACAGTCTTAGTCACCTACTCCGCCGATCACATGTTTGGTCTGGTTGATCGCGTCGAAAACTACCCTCAATTTTTACCCTGGTGCGGTGGCGTCGAGGTGCATGAGCGCAGCGACACCATACTGGATGTGACTGTAAAGATTGAATTCTTGAAAATCAGTACTTTTTTTCGTACCCGCGACATTAAATCCAGGCATTTAATTGAGATGCAATTCGTGGATGGCCCATTCAAAGCCTTACGCGGGGTGTGGCGTTTTACGCCATTAATGGAAGACGCGTGTAAAGTAGAGTTCGAGCTGGATTACGAGTTTTCCAGCCACAGCTTAGAAATGATTATTGGCCCGGTATTTAATAAAATCACCAGCACCTTTGTCGATGCATTTATTAAGCAAGCCGATAAAATCTATTCATAA
- a CDS encoding RnfH family protein yields MSTLINIEVVYATPALQKLIALKVNTGTTAEQAIIQSGILDFFPEIDLSSSKIGIFSKACKPDTVLREKDRVEIYRALLADPKEIRRQRAMEGRVTKKGGAA; encoded by the coding sequence ATGAGTACATTAATCAATATTGAAGTAGTTTATGCTACACCTGCCCTGCAAAAACTCATCGCTCTTAAAGTGAATACAGGCACTACTGCTGAACAGGCAATCATACAATCGGGTATTTTAGATTTTTTTCCCGAGATTGATTTGTCGAGCAGTAAGATTGGTATTTTTTCTAAAGCTTGCAAACCAGACACAGTTTTGCGCGAAAAAGACAGGGTTGAGATTTACCGCGCGCTGCTGGCCGATCCTAAAGAAATACGCAGGCAACGCGCCATGGAAGGCAGAGTGACAAAAAAAGGCGGCGCAGCCTGA
- a CDS encoding catalase family peroxidase produces the protein MPTLIKDHTMFLGVSRISSLFISSQTLSKTITTTCLLAAALAAQPSLAGTTPTEMVDALNNIFGRHAGVRAAHAKGLCVTGQFEPASNASNFTSAAMFKKPALNGFGRFSIGGGNPGISDKSRTARGLAFRMGDGKENYDLVLISEPVSFAATPESFMSFLQARVPDPATGKPNPEKIAAHNIQFPDGKAQAALLASHPAPASYSTTAYHSTSAFGFTSKKGKNTWARLSLVPVAGTVYLDEATEASQPDQFLQADLQRRLAEKAIEFDLVAQHRTPGDSLQDSTMQWSGSKHTTLGRLKITAQADAALCDAVTFLPTILPAGVKASDDPILQARAGAYAVSFGRRLAK, from the coding sequence ATGCCTACTCTAATTAAAGACCACACAATGTTTTTGGGTGTTTCCCGTATTTCTTCTCTTTTTATTTCCTCACAAACGCTTAGTAAAACTATTACAACGACCTGTCTTTTGGCTGCAGCACTTGCCGCACAGCCGTCATTGGCTGGCACGACGCCGACTGAGATGGTGGATGCTTTAAACAATATCTTTGGCCGTCATGCAGGGGTTCGTGCGGCGCATGCCAAGGGTTTGTGTGTTACCGGGCAGTTCGAGCCTGCGTCCAATGCATCGAATTTTACCAGTGCAGCGATGTTCAAAAAACCGGCACTGAATGGTTTTGGGCGCTTTTCCATTGGTGGTGGAAATCCCGGTATTTCTGATAAAAGCCGGACGGCCCGCGGCCTGGCGTTTCGCATGGGGGATGGCAAAGAAAACTACGATCTGGTTCTGATTTCCGAACCTGTTTCTTTTGCAGCTACCCCAGAATCCTTTATGAGTTTCCTACAGGCACGAGTTCCAGATCCTGCTACCGGAAAACCTAACCCTGAAAAGATTGCAGCGCATAATATTCAATTTCCAGATGGAAAAGCACAGGCTGCATTGCTTGCATCACATCCCGCACCAGCGTCTTACTCTACAACGGCTTATCATTCTACAAGTGCCTTTGGTTTTACCAGTAAAAAAGGGAAAAACACATGGGCACGCTTAAGCTTAGTGCCAGTTGCAGGCACTGTTTATCTGGATGAGGCTACCGAAGCCAGCCAGCCTGATCAGTTTTTACAGGCTGATTTACAGCGCCGTCTTGCAGAAAAAGCGATTGAGTTTGATCTGGTCGCCCAGCACCGCACCCCCGGTGATAGCCTGCAAGATTCAACGATGCAATGGAGCGGCAGTAAACATACGACGCTGGGCCGCCTAAAAATCACTGCTCAGGCTGATGCGGCTCTTTGTGATGCTGTAACGTTCCTCCCTACCATTCTTCCTGCTGGGGTCAAGGCATCCGATGACCCTATTTTGCAGGCCAGGGCAGGGGCTTATGCGGTTTCTTTCGGACGCAGGTTAGCCAAGTAA
- a CDS encoding response regulator, with product MTELGVLDLRSEESVFIARDKLRRALGCLKFNRMRSDFLLTGFYSLCQLVRQSTSNHLLPVGLENDSFYFMVHSEGGWAKHSLSAFFDARHTVSNGMVQLAFRIDHQDADAILQVKNILNEQTRDELMSVLTVSNAELAARKQGLEQEADLRAMALQQSEMQSKAVIEGAPIAVILLDQNCCVTDWNRAAELTFGFTVKEVVGLKLQSLIHIEGEGDLPLVLERGLSEATSRITTARFWELLARNRSGSLLPIEVGMTILNMDGHCSGTLFARDISQRKMVEQELQLAKTRAEEAASVKSSFLANMSHEIRTPMNAVIGLSHLALKAEMPPKQRDYLSKIHHAGTSLLGIINDILDFSKIEAGKLNIEVAPFDLETVLNNVCTVTTQKVFEKGLEFVIHNPVDIPPCLLGDSLRLSQIMINLVNNAVKFTESGEVEITICCLEKNQEKTQLEFRVRDTGIGMTQEQLAKLFMPFTQADNSTTRKFGGTGLGLSISKRLVELMGGHIWAESEIGAGSQFVFTAWFGIEHKEIRTRAIPEKINNMRVLVVDDHEHARLAIIEVLKRFSVRIEHVGSGQGAIELCSAAHQRGDPFGLVLLDWQMPIMDGAQAAKKIQEVLPGDHTPKLVIVTAFDREDIYIQAQSLNINAILTKPVNASSLTDCLVSIFASDDISAARAAPQDEVEIGLQGMRVLLTEDNSINQQIATELLSSVGVDVVVANHGKEALEKLELLGGASFDVILMDMQMPVMDGYEASRHIRADARYNHIPLIAMTAHAMVEERARCLDLGMNDHISKPIDPIQFFECLKHWRITTPDGNPRAEISADELAAPVLTELASSGVAQAAVHMPPRAMSVLAPPLPVERHELDIKVGLSYVLNNSSLYLRMLKQFYGSEADCVQRTHAALLANELEPALRFSHTLKGLSATLGGSRVSEIAGRIESAISHGGGLNEVREDLLLLEQHLSVLMHEVNDYINGEDPFANAAVPSGKMSAKELQSLLFWLERLLTDMDAEALTVMSKYGDAMADFFDPVEFATFRIALEKFNFGDALPILKKMSASIAVA from the coding sequence ATGACTGAACTTGGCGTGCTGGATTTACGCTCCGAAGAAAGCGTTTTTATCGCTCGAGATAAACTGCGCCGTGCTCTGGGCTGCTTAAAATTCAACCGAATGCGTAGCGATTTTCTGTTAACAGGGTTTTATTCGCTATGCCAGCTTGTGCGGCAATCAACATCGAATCATCTTTTGCCTGTGGGGCTGGAAAACGATTCATTTTATTTTATGGTGCACTCTGAAGGCGGCTGGGCTAAACATTCGCTCTCTGCCTTTTTTGATGCGCGACATACGGTGTCAAATGGCATGGTGCAGCTGGCGTTCAGAATTGATCATCAGGATGCTGATGCCATTTTGCAAGTTAAAAACATTCTTAATGAGCAAACTCGCGATGAATTGATGTCGGTACTGACGGTGAGTAATGCCGAGTTGGCTGCACGCAAACAGGGGCTTGAGCAAGAGGCTGATCTTCGCGCGATGGCTTTGCAGCAAAGCGAAATGCAGTCTAAAGCGGTAATTGAAGGTGCGCCGATTGCCGTTATTTTACTGGATCAGAATTGTTGTGTGACGGATTGGAACCGTGCGGCCGAGCTAACCTTTGGGTTTACTGTTAAGGAAGTGGTAGGTTTGAAGCTGCAAAGCCTTATTCATATTGAAGGCGAGGGTGATTTACCGCTGGTGCTGGAGCGCGGTTTGAGTGAAGCCACTTCACGCATTACTACCGCACGGTTTTGGGAGCTGCTGGCAAGAAATCGTTCAGGGAGCTTATTGCCCATTGAAGTGGGTATGACCATTTTGAATATGGACGGGCATTGTAGTGGCACTTTGTTTGCCCGTGATATTAGCCAGCGTAAAATGGTTGAGCAAGAGCTGCAGTTGGCAAAAACCAGGGCAGAGGAGGCCGCTTCGGTTAAATCTAGCTTTCTTGCCAATATGAGTCATGAAATTCGTACCCCCATGAATGCTGTTATTGGTTTATCCCATCTGGCATTAAAAGCAGAAATGCCGCCAAAGCAACGTGACTACCTGTCAAAAATTCATCATGCAGGTACATCTTTGCTGGGCATTATTAATGATATTCTTGATTTTTCTAAAATTGAGGCTGGTAAATTAAATATTGAAGTTGCCCCGTTTGATTTAGAAACCGTACTTAATAATGTATGTACAGTTACAACTCAGAAAGTATTTGAAAAGGGCTTGGAATTTGTTATTCATAATCCGGTAGATATTCCCCCTTGTTTACTTGGGGACTCTTTAAGGCTCAGCCAGATTATGATTAATTTGGTAAATAACGCTGTAAAGTTTACCGAGTCTGGTGAGGTGGAAATTACTATTTGTTGTCTGGAAAAAAATCAAGAAAAAACGCAATTAGAATTCAGAGTGAGAGACACCGGTATTGGTATGACGCAAGAGCAGCTGGCTAAACTTTTTATGCCGTTTACTCAGGCAGATAACAGCACTACCCGTAAATTCGGTGGTACAGGATTGGGATTGTCAATTAGTAAACGGCTGGTTGAGTTGATGGGAGGGCATATCTGGGCCGAGAGTGAAATTGGCGCGGGTAGCCAGTTTGTATTTACTGCCTGGTTTGGGATAGAGCATAAAGAAATCAGAACCCGCGCTATTCCGGAAAAAATAAATAATATGCGTGTGCTTGTTGTTGATGATCATGAGCATGCGCGTTTGGCCATTATTGAAGTATTAAAACGGTTTTCAGTGCGTATTGAACATGTGGGCTCCGGGCAGGGGGCCATTGAGCTATGTAGCGCTGCACATCAGCGGGGGGACCCATTTGGCTTGGTATTGCTGGACTGGCAAATGCCGATTATGGATGGAGCCCAGGCTGCCAAGAAAATTCAGGAGGTATTACCTGGCGATCACACGCCCAAGCTTGTAATTGTAACTGCATTTGATCGTGAAGATATTTATATCCAGGCGCAAAGTTTAAATATCAATGCCATTTTAACCAAGCCGGTTAATGCGTCTTCTTTAACAGATTGCCTGGTTTCAATTTTTGCCAGTGATGATATTTCTGCTGCCCGGGCTGCTCCGCAGGATGAAGTGGAAATAGGGCTGCAAGGAATGCGAGTATTGCTGACCGAGGATAATTCGATTAATCAGCAAATTGCCACAGAGCTGCTAAGTTCGGTCGGTGTTGATGTTGTTGTGGCCAATCATGGTAAAGAGGCATTGGAAAAACTGGAGCTATTAGGGGGCGCTTCTTTTGATGTGATCCTGATGGATATGCAAATGCCTGTGATGGACGGATATGAAGCCTCCCGGCATATTCGTGCAGATGCACGCTATAACCATATTCCGCTTATTGCGATGACGGCGCATGCGATGGTGGAAGAGCGTGCGCGTTGTCTTGATTTGGGTATGAATGACCACATTTCAAAACCGATAGATCCTATCCAGTTTTTTGAATGTCTAAAGCACTGGCGGATAACTACACCAGATGGTAATCCTAGGGCTGAAATCAGCGCAGATGAGCTAGCAGCGCCTGTTCTCACCGAGCTGGCCTCATCAGGAGTGGCTCAGGCTGCGGTTCACATGCCGCCACGGGCAATGTCCGTATTAGCTCCGCCGCTGCCTGTGGAGCGGCACGAGCTGGATATCAAAGTTGGCCTGAGTTATGTGCTGAATAATTCTTCTCTTTATTTGCGGATGCTGAAACAATTTTATGGCAGTGAGGCCGATTGCGTGCAAAGAACACATGCGGCGTTGCTTGCAAATGAATTAGAGCCTGCTTTACGATTTTCGCACACCTTAAAAGGTCTTAGTGCCACGCTGGGAGGGAGCCGGGTTTCTGAAATTGCCGGACGGATTGAATCGGCCATCTCGCATGGTGGTGGTTTGAACGAAGTGAGGGAAGATTTGCTTTTGCTTGAGCAGCATCTGAGTGTGCTGATGCATGAGGTGAATGATTATATTAATGGTGAAGATCCTTTTGCCAATGCCGCAGTACCATCAGGCAAAATGTCTGCCAAAGAATTACAAAGTCTTTTATTCTGGCTGGAGCGTCTGTTAACAGATATGGATGCTGAAGCACTTACTGTGATGAGTAAGTACGGGGATGCAATGGCTGATTTTTTTGATCCTGTAGAATTCGCCACATTCAGAATTGCTCTGGAGAAATTCAATTTTGGTGATGCACTGCCTATTTTAAAAAAAATGAGCGCCAGCATTGCTGTTGCGTAA
- a CDS encoding SpoIIE family protein phosphatase, which yields MHFEYARCLRPCFGEVVCGDGTFIKQVEHGVLVGILDVLGHGPEAHELARLCEQWLEENSSEDIGWMLKSLHEHIRGSRGTAITMAFLGNDGQAQCITIGNTVMRKLGKDCFTFPAQAGTLGIILRSIRIETFSFKSDDVFVFATDGIQEHIAANDILLERRNTLNQMVANLLSRFGKLYDDATCLAIKCTL from the coding sequence ATGCATTTTGAATATGCACGTTGTTTACGTCCTTGTTTTGGCGAGGTGGTGTGCGGTGATGGCACATTTATCAAGCAGGTGGAACACGGCGTATTAGTGGGTATTTTGGATGTACTGGGTCATGGCCCGGAAGCTCATGAGCTGGCCCGGTTGTGTGAGCAGTGGCTGGAAGAAAATAGTAGTGAAGATATTGGCTGGATGCTTAAATCTTTACATGAACACATTCGCGGATCGCGCGGAACGGCGATTACCATGGCTTTTCTGGGCAATGATGGCCAGGCGCAGTGCATCACGATTGGAAATACGGTGATGCGAAAATTGGGGAAAGATTGTTTTACTTTTCCGGCTCAGGCAGGCACGTTAGGCATTATTTTACGCAGTATCCGGATCGAGACCTTTAGCTTTAAGAGTGATGATGTGTTTGTTTTTGCGACCGATGGCATTCAGGAGCACATTGCGGCTAATGATATTTTGCTAGAACGAAGAAACACCCTTAACCAAATGGTTGCAAACTTGCTTAGCCGTTTTGGTAAGCTTTATGACGATGCAACCTGCCTGGCGATAAAGTGCACATTATGA
- a CDS encoding anti-sigma regulatory factor translates to MKPSVEMATVWRKICNDADVAMLVAYTFSLAKQCGYSPVAVTEITTGASELATNIVKYAGEGMMSFSWVVAKGREGLEVKAEDRGPGIKSLDLAMSEHYSTKGTLGLGLPGTRRLADEFEISSEPEMGTCVLFRKWKN, encoded by the coding sequence ATGAAACCTAGCGTGGAAATGGCCACCGTCTGGCGAAAGATTTGTAATGATGCTGATGTTGCCATGTTGGTAGCTTATACGTTTTCTTTGGCCAAGCAGTGTGGTTATTCGCCTGTTGCTGTCACTGAAATTACAACGGGAGCCTCTGAGCTGGCTACGAATATCGTGAAATATGCAGGTGAAGGCATGATGTCTTTTTCCTGGGTGGTTGCCAAAGGTCGTGAAGGGCTGGAAGTGAAGGCTGAAGATCGGGGTCCTGGGATAAAAAGCCTGGATCTTGCCATGTCCGAGCACTATAGCACCAAGGGTACATTGGGGCTGGGTTTGCCCGGGACACGCCGTTTAGCTGATGAGTTTGAAATTAGTTCAGAGCCAGAGATGGGAACCTGTGTCCTGTTTCGTAAATGGAAAAACTAA
- a CDS encoding STAS domain-containing protein has protein sequence MNECESGGGVTISVVEDALLACVQSDLRPSTMIALQSKLLQQVSKVAAKGVMLDLSEVDALDVDGFVALVELTQMLKIMGAKTVFIGFRPGVVAGLAALDSDLSALRGCQTIRQALDLLHET, from the coding sequence ATGAATGAGTGTGAATCAGGGGGAGGGGTCACAATTTCTGTTGTTGAAGATGCTTTACTTGCCTGTGTGCAAAGCGATTTGCGACCCTCAACAATGATTGCGCTACAAAGCAAGCTGTTGCAACAGGTGAGTAAAGTCGCCGCCAAAGGGGTAATGCTTGATTTATCTGAAGTAGATGCTCTGGATGTGGATGGATTTGTAGCTTTAGTCGAATTAACACAGATGCTGAAAATAATGGGGGCTAAAACGGTATTTATTGGTTTCAGGCCAGGGGTGGTAGCCGGTTTGGCAGCGCTAGATAGCGATTTATCAGCATTGCGGGGCTGTCAGACAATCAGACAAGCACTGGATTTATTACATGAAACCTAG
- a CDS encoding protoglobin domain-containing protein produces the protein MHEHASQTSIKDVMRLHDIDETDLEVVRKYGALVVPRINEYITHFYEWIRELPEYQMLMANDEVKKRAQNAQLTYWKTFFTAHLDDAYMEDRRRLGETHARIGLSLPSYFAGMNYSFVLFTKKLYDGGLFSEEYGKAVAAITKLLHLDTTIVVETYSRLINERINEQSRALMEMSTPVTMIWQDILMLPVVGIIDSKRAQDIMAAILLKISETRSRVFIMDISGVAIVDSGVANHLIKITKATRLMGCTSLISGVSPSIAQTIVHLGIDIEGMTTHATLRDALEQAFKSVGIRMKRLDEV, from the coding sequence ATGCATGAACATGCTAGTCAGACATCGATTAAAGATGTGATGCGTTTGCACGATATTGATGAAACTGATCTTGAAGTTGTGCGTAAATACGGTGCTTTGGTTGTTCCCAGAATCAATGAATATATTACTCATTTTTATGAATGGATTCGTGAATTACCAGAATACCAGATGCTGATGGCCAATGATGAGGTTAAAAAGCGTGCACAAAATGCCCAGCTAACCTATTGGAAAACATTTTTTACAGCTCATCTTGATGATGCCTATATGGAAGATCGCCGGCGTCTGGGTGAAACCCATGCACGGATTGGTTTGTCTTTACCCAGCTATTTTGCAGGGATGAATTATTCTTTTGTTCTGTTTACTAAAAAGTTATATGACGGTGGTTTATTTAGTGAAGAATATGGTAAGGCCGTAGCGGCGATTACAAAATTATTACATTTAGATACTACGATTGTGGTGGAAACATATAGCCGTTTAATTAATGAAAGAATTAACGAGCAAAGCCGTGCCTTAATGGAAATGTCTACGCCGGTCACCATGATCTGGCAGGATATTTTAATGTTGCCAGTGGTAGGAATTATTGATTCGAAGCGGGCTCAGGATATTATGGCCGCAATTTTATTGAAAATTTCTGAAACCCGTTCCCGTGTATTTATTATGGATATCTCCGGTGTGGCCATTGTAGATTCAGGAGTGGCTAATCATTTAATTAAAATTACTAAGGCAACCCGATTGATGGGCTGCACCAGCTTGATATCCGGAGTTTCTCCTTCTATTGCTCAAACAATTGTGCATCTGGGGATTGATATTGAAGGCATGACAACCCATGCCACACTGCGGGATGCTTTAGAGCAGGCATTTAAAAGCGTGGGTATCAGAATGAAGAGACTTGATGAAGTTTAG
- a CDS encoding DUF4124 domain-containing protein: MRILILMALFIAGFAQAEIYKWKDADGMMHYSDQPPKGNKVEVLKTKDLPVSSMSGHKKEASAASSVAVKASAPAAAPVAAKGEKDEKACKEAMARLGYLQGSKKFSTVNEKGNLEFMEAGQRKAETASVEANVKRFCP; the protein is encoded by the coding sequence ATGAGAATTTTAATTTTAATGGCTCTGTTTATTGCAGGATTTGCACAGGCAGAGATTTACAAATGGAAAGATGCAGACGGGATGATGCATTATTCTGATCAGCCGCCTAAGGGGAATAAGGTAGAAGTACTTAAGACTAAGGATTTGCCTGTCAGCTCAATGTCAGGCCATAAAAAAGAAGCTTCTGCCGCGAGTTCTGTGGCTGTCAAAGCCAGTGCTCCAGCTGCCGCACCCGTTGCAGCTAAGGGTGAAAAGGACGAAAAAGCCTGTAAAGAAGCTATGGCAAGATTAGGTTATTTGCAAGGCTCGAAAAAGTTTTCAACGGTGAATGAGAAGGGCAACCTTGAGTTTATGGAGGCCGGACAACGTAAGGCAGAAACGGCCAGTGTAGAGGCTAATGTCAAACGTTTTTGCCCTTGA
- a CDS encoding glycoside hydrolase family 125 protein — protein sequence MTDSMLDTFVITGDIHARPAHSQWQSDNTTILPELHERKWTLDSLCYAIMVFGRIVAIAGPLIRND from the coding sequence ATGACCGATAGCATGCTGGATACTTTTGTGATTACCGGCGATATCCACGCCAGGCCTGCCCATAGCCAGTGGCAATCGGACAACACCACCATATTGCCCGAATTACACGAGCGCAAATGGACCCTGGATTCGCTGTGCTACGCCATCATGGTTTTTGGCCGCATAGTAGCAATCGCAGGCCCTTTGATACGCAATGACTGA